The DNA window TGTCCCAGGCGCGGCTAATAGTTTCTCTGAGTTGCTGGGCATCCCTAGAGAAATTATCGATAAAAACGAAAGCTTTGTCCCGAACATTCAGCAATTATATACTTTGTGGCTGTTGGACTACAACAACAAATATGTGCGCTGTCGCTATTATCCCTCGTATCCCCTGCTGGCGTTGGTCGCTAATAGCAGAGAAGAACAAGCCACGCGAGATAAGTTCAAGAAAATTCACAGCGACAAGTTCACATGGGTGGCAGAATTTTCTAAATATTATGTCGAGTGTATCAAACAGGGAAAACCATTATGAAGGTTCTATCATCAGTCATTCATACGAAGCTATTGCTGGCAATACTAGCAGGTGTCGTGTCAATAGTCGGCTTTCAGGTTTGGCAATACAATCAAGCCCGATACGAAAAATTTATTATTCATGCGAAGAATGACTGTGGCGTGTACATAGAATTGGGTGAAGGTGCAGTCAAGAACAGTCCTAGCCTGAGAGCATTGAAGTATCAAAATAAGCGCCTACGTGAACTAAAGCAACCGGGGATTAACTCTGAATCCGCAGACCCAGGAGATTACGTTATGCTTTTTCGATCCCCTGCTTCCACCCTTCCGCCTAATGCTTTGCCTTTCGATGATCCCTTCTTCACCAGTTTATTAAATAAAGAAGAATCACCTAAAACATTAATGGTTTCGGTTCTTGACTTTGATTTACCAAAAAAACAGGCGACCGTAGAATCTTACTGCGCCAAAAAACCTTTTGTAGTAGACCTGGAGAATTTGTATGTTAGATACCAACCGATTGATCGCGATCTCAGGCGCAGCAATTTTGATATTCTTTTCTAGCCTCCCTGCCAATGCTCAAGCTAGTCAAAACCAATCTTTCTTAACTCAATTCCAACAAATCTATAGCAGCTTGCAGACTTACATTAGTAATTATCAGAAAGAATTTACTAAAAGTTTGGGCAAGTTAGAAGCTGAATTAACCCAGGCAATTGAATCTAGTGTTGGTGATTTGGGTATTCCCGATCCCCTAAAAGCTGGCAAGAATATCGAGAAAGTGATTCAGAAACAAGAAGGCGCGTTGCTGATATTAGACCCTCGCATTCAAGCCGACAATGCTATCAAGGATTGGAACCAGCAATATACACGCGGTCAGTCAGAATCAGTACTAGGAGTTGAGGGTCAACGAGTGCAATCGCAAGAGGCAGCAATAACTAATGATGCTACTGCCCAATCAAGCGAAAATGCTGCTGCCGCGCAGGATGATGTCATTACCCAAGACATTCTCAAAAAGGTCGCTATTCAAAACTTACAAAGTGTTGTAATTGCCAAATCTATCCATGCAGAAGCGCAAAAACAATCTCGTTCCTTGGCTGTTACAAATATCAATCTTGCTGATATTTCTAGTCGCATGGATGAGCAAGCTGCGGCAAAGGATCAGGAATCTAGCGCCGCTACTCGTCAAATCATTCAATCTGCCGCCGCTAACGATTCCTTCTGGAAGAATCAATAATCAAGTCAACATAACGTTACGGTAACTGAGATGATAGCGCTCTTAACTATTCTTTTTGCTCAAACTACAGGGCAGCAAGCCGGGGAAAATACGGGTACTACAAACTCAGGCGAAATAGTCGAAGGCGCTATCGAAGGCGCAGACCTAATCTATAAATCGTTTGAGAATGATTGGTTGGAATTAGCATCTGGAACAAGCCCAATTTATACGGCTGTTGTCGCGGTTTCTACTCTCGCGGCTGTTGTGATGATTGGCTTTGCCTCATTCGGCTGGTACAGGAAGTTTGCAGAAGAAGGGTTTGGTTTTGATTTTATCTCTGAGATGGTTTTACCCTTGCTAGTAATTGCAATGCTTAGTAATAATGGGTTCCTTCTCGCCAATACAACAGTCGCTTTGAGAAACGTTTCGACTGGGCTAAATAGGAGGATTTTAAGTATTACGAGAAATGGCGTAAACCTGAGAGATGCGATACGGAATGTTAATGCTGATCAAAGCTTTGTTTTAGCCGCGCAGATAGCCTTGGCTGATTGCGAAAAAATGAGCGAGGAAAAAAAGGAAGGTGAAGAATTAAGCCGTAAGCAAGCTTGCATAAAGACTGCTATAGAGAGTACACGAAAAGACGCGCAGAAGGCTAGAGAAAAGACTGGTGCAGGTTCTGGAGGAGGAAGTTGGAATCCCTTAGACCTTAGTGGCGAACTAATCAATAGCGCAATCCAAGGTTTTGTTTATGTCATTCTCAGTGGGGTATCGGCAGCTTTTCAGTACATCGTCCAACTGTCATTCTTAATGATTGCATTCGCCGCCCCAATCTTCCTGGTTTTATCTTTACTGCCTTTCCAAAGCAAACCTGTCTATGCTTGGTTGGCTGGCTGGTTAGGACTAACATTAGTTCTCATTTCCTACTCCATAACAGTAGGCATTATTGCCAGCGCAATAGTCTCCAAGCCTTCTAGCAATCCTTTATTATTGCAACTTTTACAAGCCATCTTTTCGCCATTACTCGCGGTAGCCATAGGCACTGGTGGCGGAATGGCTGTATTCTCAGCTTTCACTAGTGGGGTTAAATTCTCCGTGGGGTTACGAAGATGAAATTATTAGAGAGAAAAGAGCTAAATTTTACCCCAATTTTCTTAATAGTCAATGCTATTTTATTAACGCTCTTATTATTCATAGAAATTGTCAATTTTGCTCGGATAGCAACAATTTCTAAAACTAAAGCTTCCACCCTTGTGGAGCTACATGATGGCGAATCTATTAGAGTTCTTCCTATAGGCAGTGAGGAGCGCTCCCCCCAAGCTATTACGTATTTTGTCGGGCAGACAATGACCGGACTTTTAAGTTGGAATGCTCTACCAAAGCCAAGCGATGATTACAAGATAGACCCCACCAAACAATTAAAATTAGACACTGGGATATCGACATCAAAAGCCAAGATTACTACTAGTGCATGGGCTTGGGGCTTTGCGTTGTCAGAAGATTTTCGCGCACCATTCCTTGAGGAGATAAGTAATCTGACGCCGCCCGATGTCTTTAATGGGTCTACGCAATCAATCCTAAAAGTCAGCCTAATCAGTCAGCCGACTCGGATTAAGGATGGGCAATGGAAAGTAGATATGGTTGCAGAGATTGTTGTTTTCCAAGGCAGTAATTTAGTTGGTAAGCCCATCGCTTTTAACAAAACTGTATTTGTCAGGGCGATTGATACAGCTGCCCTGCCTAGATTTGCGTCCGATGTTCAAGAAACCGCCTCAAGGGTTCGCAAAGCGGGGTTGGAAATTTACAAAATCCAAGATTTAGACTTATGAAAAAGCAACAGCAAGAGCTAGAGGCAACTATTGAGATAGAAGAGCAAGATTTTGCCGCCATGAACGGCGCTAAAACAACAAGGGCTAATGATTCAATTCAAGCAGAAGAGAACCCCGCCCCAGAAGAAATTGTTACTGCTCGAACAGTCTCACAATCTCCACTCTTAAAAATGGGCGTTGTTGCCCTAATTTGCTTTATCTTCGTGGCGCTCATTGGGGCAATGCTAGGCAACTCAATGAATGTGCTGAAGTTTTCCAAGGGCATTGTGCAACCGCCCAAAGAAAAAGAGCAAACGCCCCTAGCAGAGCCGGAAAATGAGACGGGCAAGGATAAAACAGCGCTTGCTCTGACTAGCCAAAATTACGAGTTAAAGCAGATTCGCGATCACTTGCCTAGCCCAACGCCTACCCCTAGCGCAACCTTAGCCCTAGCCCCAATCGCATCCGTTACCCCTCCGATGCAACCAGTGCAGCGCCGACAACGTTCTTACCCAGTCGTTAGTCAGCCGACAGCGCCCTTCACTTTCCCCCAGGCTAGAGTATCGCAACCCCAGCCTCGACCCCAGCCCCAGCCCAAAATTGCCCAGCCGATCAGACAATCTCCTTTGGCGTTCCCAACGGCTGCAACCAACGCCCCCACCAAAGACCCCACTCAGCAATGGCTTCTCGCTGCAAACACTGGCAGTTTCAGGAGTTCAGTCGATGAATCAGAAAGCGAGAAACCCATCAAGACTAATGGAATTGAAGGAGGTACGGGAGGAGCTACACAAGTCGCCCAGAACACTACCATTAATTACAACGCAAAACACGTACTCGTTGGCACCATAGCAGAGGGCAGACTAGAAACGCCGATTGCTTGGGGTATTGGTGACGCTGGCAACCAGAATTACTTGGTGAAACTAACAAAACCCTTAAAAGCCTCAGATGGTAGCGATGTGCTAAGAGTGGGCGCTTATCTGGTTGTTCAACTAGCAGAGTCGAATGGTTCGGGTTTCGCCAAGCTGCGCGGTGTTTCAGTATTGGTCAATATAAACGGCGATACGCAAGAAAAGCAACTCCCAGAAAATGCCGTTCTGATAATGGGCAAGGATGGTGGTTTCTTAAAAGCAGAGTCTAGCAGAGGTAGCAACCTGGGTAACAATTTCATTTCTGCGATCATCGCGGGAGTTGCGAAGGCTGCGGAGGTACAGAATCGCCCTGTAACTCAAGTTAGTACGAACTCTAATGGCTTCTCTACTAGCTCCACTACCAACGGTCAAAAAGATTTATCCGCCGCTTTTGGAGAGGGTGCATTTAATAGCGTTCTCGATAATATCAAAAGTTCAAATGTCGCCCGTTCTCAACAGTTAAGTGGTAGAGAAGAAGTATTTGTGATCGATGTTGGTAAGCCAGTGCAAATATTTGTTAATCAAACAATATCGCTTTAGTCAATTCGCAATTCGCAATTCGCAATTAACACCCCACGGATGAATACGCTTCCTCTGAATATTGATACTACGTGTTTTATCTTTCCTGTTAAGAGTTAAGAGTTCCCTGTAAAAATGTTAAATAAACTCGCTATTGTTACAACCTTCTTAGTAGCTACTGCCTCAAGCGTGGTAGCAATGCCCATCCTAACGGTTTATGAGAATGATGCAAACTCCAAGGCTATCGAATTAAAGGTGTGGCAGGGCTACGGTTTAACTATTAATTTGATGTCTACGGGAGAGACTATCAAGCAAGTTTGGATTGGCGATCCAAGTCGCTTCGCTTTTACCTCAAATGGTGGCTTATGCCAGTCATCAGGCGGTGATTCTGACTGCGCGGGAGGTAAAGCGACTGTAATCTTTCTTCGCCAGATTGACCCGATCAAGTTTCCTGTTACCTCTAGCAGTAATGGAAGCACTCAAATTACATTACTTACCAATGAAAAGCAGTATCAATTTAAGATAGTCCCCGCTACTGGCAACCCAGCCTATACAAGCTTGGTAGTTAAATCTGATTCGGATCGCCCATTGCCCATTACCCGTCCGCGAACGCCACTTCCCCTAACAGTTGAAAAACCGCAATCAGCGCCGCCAGTAGTCCACCAGCCCTCGCCGCCACCACAAACAATAACAGTCCAAAAGCCTCAGCCTGTTGCCGTTTTCCGCCCCAATCCTGGGACTACGCTAGACGGCGCGATTCAAAGGAACGATGCTAATGCCCTCGCTTTTGGGCTGGCAGAAGCTGGGCGGAAAGGTCAAGTTAAACCCGGATCTACCACCTGGAACAAGGTACAAGATGCAATTAAATTGTTACGGCGTGGCAAGACTAGAGATGAGGCGATTTCACTTTCTCAGGTTGATAAAACCACTTTTAACCAATTACTTGAATGGGGGCAATTATGAGCGATTTCTTGAGGTATATTCGTGAAGACTTACACGATTTTTTGTATTCTAAACTCTTTCTACTGACTGCTTTCGCCTCCCTGGTTCCACTTTCCGCCTCAATCGCAGAGACACCTAGTGAGGCTAGCAGCGCAACCCCGACAATCGATTATTCCCAAGGCTTGCACAAGACGGCTGCTCCCAATTGGTCAAAAATTACGTGGGACACTTTGCCAGCCATCCAGCAACCAGGATTTTTAAAGATACCTAAAAACCTGATTTCGACTTTTGGCTACGACCCCTCGCGCTCGTGGACAGCAGGGCAAAAAGTAGACTCTGTTGTGATGTTGGGCGATGCAGATGATGCCTTTAAGATGTCTGCCTTGAGCTTAAAGTCCATTAGCACGGTGGCTTTGCCCACTACAGCCACAACCACCAAACCCACCCTCAAAGACTTTGGATTAATGCAATGGCAAACGCCAAAAACATTGGTCAAGGCGATGCCTGAATTAAGCAATCTGAGCCTATCAGAAGTTCCCCCATTAGCGGCTCTATTTTCTAAGAATGGTGCTGGACTGGGTAGCAGCACTATTTCTCAAGCCATAGCCTCAAATCCTCAATCCGCAAACCTGACACTAGATAAGATTGACCTAAGCAAATATTCGCTTGATTCAATTCCTGGATTGAGCAAAACTCAGTTAGGGAAATTTAAATCATGGCAGCAAGCTTATGTCAATCAAATTCCTAAATTAAGTCAAGTTCCCTTTGATAAAATGCCTCAGCCTATTAGCTCTCTTCTTGGTGTTGTGGGTATCGCATCCGTTGTACTTGGTACGGCAGAGAAGGGCGACCCAAAGACAGGCAACGACTACTTTGTATCTGGCAGCGTTGTCAGAGGCGATCGCACTGTGACAGTAGCCTGTCCTCCTGGCAAGGAATGCTCATACTTAGAAATGGGGGATTTTGCTGGCAGTCAAGGCGGCTTGTATGGCAAACGCTGGGCTTCTGGCTCATCCCAACAAGTTAAGGGCGGTTATGGAATTCTTGCCGCCGTTAACGGAGGAAGGGAACCCACGGGGCGGCTAGTTTATGGTAATGGGTTCAAAGTGGCGCTAATTGGAGTCAGTGAATCCAAGGGGACTGCCGACTTTGGCTTATTCTTTAGAATTTGTGCGCGACCGCCATTTATGCAGAAAACTTGCACCCCTTATTTCATTGGCCCAGTACCCTGGTTGCCCGTGAGCGAGAATGATTTAGTCATTGTGGGGACTGGGCGATGACAGAAACCGCAAACACTATTGTTAGCCCAAATCAATTTATTCCCCCAGGACTTGAATCAGCGCTATTTTCCCCAGCAGGGATAGGGATACTCGCTTGCGGCGCGGTGATTGTAATCGCCAAAATCATCGATAGCAAAGGAGGGAAAGCCAAGTTAGCGACCGCGAGATGGGGCGGCGCGGTGGAGAAAAAAGCCGCTCGTCAACTGGCAATTAAGCAAATTAAAAGCCGCAAGCATAACCGAGTATCTTTATATGTTGGCACTCCCAAGAATATAAAGAGCGAGATTATCAATGGAATTAGGAAAACGAGTATCCCTGAAGATTCAAAAACCCTTTATTTTCCAGAGGCACAACGAGGCATCCTAGTTTGTGGTGGTCCGGGGAGCGGAAAGTCATTTTCGATGATTGTGCGATTCGTTGACTAGTGAATCACGGTGTAAGTCCGTACATAACTAGTCCAACCTGACAGCAGATAACTGTCATTACAGGTTGAACTCTCGGCTTGATGTAGGTGTAAGTCCTACCATTCAGACTCAGAATTGACTCCTTACCTGCCCACACTGAGTAGACTCGGTTTCTACAGGGTGAAGCTGGGAACAGGGCGTAATTAGACAGCCGTTGCGGGCTGACACTAGCGCTAATAGGGAGTTCCCATGATGAAACAGAGCCTATAAAAGCAACTTAGAAAAAAGCAGGGCGCAACATAAAATCCTTGACTTCACTGGAGATAACCCCGCCGTGGAAGATCATAGCAACGGTAAGAGTCCTGGGGTTCCCGTAGTTGAATTGGCTACATCTAAAGGAACAATCAATCATACCGAGGGAACGAATAAAAACGATTTGGGAGTCTAGGGGAAGTCGAACCCCTGGTAGGTAAGACGGGATACGGAATTCTCACAAGTCGGGTAGGACGCAACGTAATTGTTGCGAGGTGTTCAGAATACATTAACTAGAGAAGAGAAAATGATTAGGCACGGTTACAAAACTAGTGAATCTTGGAGAGCTTTACCGTGGAAGAAATTCCGCCGTAACCTTTTCCGCCTTCAAAAGCGCGTGTACAAAGCTGTTCAAGTTGGAGACAAGCGGAAAGCTAGGTCACTCCAAAAGCTCATTCTAAAATCAACCTCGGCTCGATTTCTTGCAATAAGACAAGTATCTCAGTTAAACGCTGGTAAAAAGACGGCGGGTATTGATGGCAAAAAATCCCTAACCTTTTCCGAACGCTTCTATCTAGAAGAATGGTTAAGAGTTAATAGCGGAGATTGGAAGCATCAAGGCTTACGGGAAATCCCCATCCCCAAAAAGGACGGGACAACCAGAATGCTTAAAATACCAACCATAGCGGATAGAGCTTGGCAATGTCTAGCTAAATACGCTCTGGAAGCCGCACATGAAGCAACTTTCCACGCTAGGAGTTACGGGTTTAGACCTGGGCGCTCTGCCCACGATGCACAACAGAGCATCTTTAATAACCTAAACTCAAGCAGCAACGGAATAAAAAAACGAGTAATAGAACTCGATATCGAAAAATGCTTCGATAGGATTAATCACTCAACGATTATGGATGAACTCATTGCCCCTAAAGGCTTAAAACTCGGAATATACCGATGCCTCAAGGCTGGAGTTAACCCACAATTCCCCGAACAGGGTACGCCTCAAGGGGGAGTAGTTAGCCCATTACTAGCTAATATCGCTCTCAACGGGATTGAAAGTATCCACAGATACCACTATGGATACAAAGAAGGAAAGATAATAACGGAAAAAACACCGGGAAAATCGATTAGTGAGCCATCAATCCGCTATGCGGATGACATGGTTATTATACTCCGCCCCGAAGATGATGCAGAAGAGATACTTGAAAGAATCGCCGAATTCCTCCGCATTCGCGGAATGAATGTAAGCCAAAAGAAAACCAAAGTCACCGCCGCGACAGACGGGTTTGATTTCCTCGGCTGGAACTTTAAAGTCCAGAAAAACGGAAAGTTCAGAAGTACTCCCTCAGTGGATAACTTTAAAGCATTCCGTAAGAAAGTAAAACACGTTGTCAACAACTCGAATTATGGTTCTATCGTCAAGGCTGAGAAATTAGCACCGATAGTTAGAGGCTGGAGAAACTACCACAAGTTCTGTAAGATGGATGGTTCAAAGCATTCGCTTTGGTTCCTGTCCAGCAGAGCATACACGGTATTTAACAAGGAAACAAAGCAAAACCGCTATTCGAGCGAAAAGCTCATAAAGAAAGCATTTCCAACGATTCCTTACTCCGAAAACAAACACGTCATGGTTCAGGGTACAAAATCCCCCTATGACGGAGATACAGCCTATTGGAGTAAACGTAACAGTAAACTCTACGACGGCGAAACTTCTATTGCTCTTAAAAAGCAAAACCATAGATGTGCTTCCTGCGGCTTAAAATTCATTGATGATGAGCGCATTAACTTGCACCACATCGACGGAAATCACGCCAACTGGAAAAAGAACAATCTAGAGGCAATCCACGAAAGTTGTCATGATTATAAGCACATGAGCAAAAGCGCAAGCTGAGAACATCGGGAGCCGTGTACACAGAAATGGGTACGCACGGATCTAACTGAGAGGTGCGGGGAATAATATCCCCCATCGACTCAACCAATCCTTTAATTCGTTCAACTATAGATCAAGGATTTCCATTAGTATTGTACGATTTTAAATATGCACAGCAAGAATCTGCTTATTCTGCATCTAAAGGGCAAGCCCCGATTCTGGCTGGATATGCTCTCGAACGTGGCTATCAAGTTACTATTTTGGCTCCAGGCTTTGCAGAATCCTCAGTTGCAAACCCAATAGACTTTCTTCGTGACAATGAAGACTCGGAGATGGCGCGGCAGTTAGCAATTACACTCAATCGCAACTTTCAACTCG is part of the Nostoc sp. UHCC 0926 genome and encodes:
- a CDS encoding group II intron reverse transcriptase/maturase codes for the protein MIRHGYKTSESWRALPWKKFRRNLFRLQKRVYKAVQVGDKRKARSLQKLILKSTSARFLAIRQVSQLNAGKKTAGIDGKKSLTFSERFYLEEWLRVNSGDWKHQGLREIPIPKKDGTTRMLKIPTIADRAWQCLAKYALEAAHEATFHARSYGFRPGRSAHDAQQSIFNNLNSSSNGIKKRVIELDIEKCFDRINHSTIMDELIAPKGLKLGIYRCLKAGVNPQFPEQGTPQGGVVSPLLANIALNGIESIHRYHYGYKEGKIITEKTPGKSISEPSIRYADDMVIILRPEDDAEEILERIAEFLRIRGMNVSQKKTKVTAATDGFDFLGWNFKVQKNGKFRSTPSVDNFKAFRKKVKHVVNNSNYGSIVKAEKLAPIVRGWRNYHKFCKMDGSKHSLWFLSSRAYTVFNKETKQNRYSSEKLIKKAFPTIPYSENKHVMVQGTKSPYDGDTAYWSKRNSKLYDGETSIALKKQNHRCASCGLKFIDDERINLHHIDGNHANWKKNNLEAIHESCHDYKHMSKSAS